From a single Candidatus Eisenbacteria bacterium genomic region:
- a CDS encoding rhomboid family intramembrane serine protease, with product MSLAATPVSLLTIGITAIVSFAGFSNRRMIRDYAASPHEILRQGKWYQTFTSGLLHVDLGHLFMNMFTLFFFGPPIERLLGGKGFFILYLGSLLAGSILTLILHSRDYGYRAVGASGAVTGVVFSYVLFFPMAPIFIFFIPIGIPAFLFAIGYVALSIVGARRGIGHVGHAAHLGGAIGGALLTLALEPRVVGHFLSHFLR from the coding sequence ATGAGCCTGGCCGCCACGCCCGTCTCGCTCCTCACGATCGGTATCACCGCCATTGTCAGCTTCGCGGGCTTTTCGAACCGGAGGATGATCCGCGACTACGCGGCATCCCCCCATGAGATTCTGCGCCAGGGGAAGTGGTATCAGACGTTCACCTCCGGCTTGCTGCATGTGGATCTGGGCCATCTCTTCATGAACATGTTCACGCTCTTCTTTTTCGGCCCGCCGATCGAGAGGCTCCTGGGAGGGAAGGGCTTCTTCATCCTCTATCTGGGGAGCCTGCTGGCGGGGAGCATCCTCACGCTGATCCTCCACAGCCGGGACTACGGCTACCGCGCGGTGGGCGCCTCGGGCGCTGTGACCGGCGTGGTCTTCTCGTACGTGCTCTTCTTCCCCATGGCGCCCATCTTCATCTTCTTCATCCCGATCGGGATTCCCGCGTTCCTCTTCGCGATCGGCTATGTGGCCCTCTCGATCGTGGGGGCGCGTCGCGGCATAGGGCATGTCGGGCACGCCGCGCATCTCGGTGGGGCGATCGGGGGGGCGCTGCTGACCCTGGCGCTCGAGCCGCGGGTCGTGGGGCACTTCCTGTCGCACTTCCTGCGTTGA
- a CDS encoding restriction endonuclease subunit S has translation MASGRGMAMNGHRFKPYPDYKDSGADWLGEIPAHWEARRLKYVAPPRAEKLSTKPDDTVYVGLENVESWTGRLLLENQPETVDSAVATFYCGDILFGKLRPYLAKAARPGFDGVCTSEILPLRPVEQNTQSFVMYCLLNAPYIRWLDSLTYGTKMPRVSPEQVAGSFVPLPPEPEQRAIAAFLDRETARLDALVAKKERLIDLLQEKRAALITRAVTKGLDPTVPMKDSGVEWLGEIPAHWDAKRLRHVGEPIIGLTYEPDDVVGPDEGTMVLRASNVKAGRIVCDDNVFVRTAIPEHLRTRLGDVLICARSGSRDLIGKNATIDECAVGLTFGTFMIVFRSPCNPFLFCVFNSALFEYQSGTFLTSTINQLTVGNLKNMTVPVAPDREQHAIAAFLDRETAKLDALIAKVHDAIRRLTELRTALISAAVTGKIDVREEDG, from the coding sequence ATGGCCTCCGGGAGGGGCATGGCGATGAATGGCCATCGGTTCAAGCCGTACCCCGATTACAAGGACTCGGGTGCCGACTGGCTGGGGGAGATTCCGGCGCATTGGGAGGCAAGACGACTCAAGTACGTCGCGCCACCGCGCGCCGAGAAGCTGAGCACGAAACCCGACGACACCGTCTACGTGGGTCTCGAAAACGTGGAGTCTTGGACAGGGCGACTGCTGCTTGAGAACCAGCCCGAAACAGTGGACAGCGCGGTGGCCACTTTCTACTGTGGTGATATCCTGTTCGGGAAGCTGCGCCCATACCTTGCAAAGGCGGCCCGACCAGGCTTCGATGGAGTCTGCACGAGCGAGATTCTCCCGCTGCGGCCGGTCGAACAGAACACGCAGAGCTTTGTTATGTACTGCCTGCTGAATGCGCCGTACATCCGCTGGCTCGACTCGCTAACCTACGGGACGAAGATGCCGCGCGTGAGCCCAGAGCAAGTTGCGGGTAGCTTCGTGCCGCTTCCCCCCGAACCCGAGCAGCGCGCCATCGCCGCCTTCCTCGACCGGGAGACGGCGCGGCTCGATGCGCTGGTGGCGAAGAAGGAGCGGCTGATCGACCTACTCCAGGAGAAGCGCGCCGCCCTCATCACCCGCGCCGTCACCAAGGGCCTCGACCCGACCGTCCCCATGAAGGATTCCGGCGTCGAGTGGCTGGGGGAGATCCCGGCGCATTGGGACGCCAAGCGGCTGCGGCACGTCGGCGAACCTATCATTGGCTTGACGTACGAGCCCGATGACGTTGTTGGCCCAGACGAAGGAACAATGGTTCTTCGCGCCTCGAATGTCAAGGCTGGACGGATCGTATGCGACGACAATGTCTTTGTGAGGACCGCAATCCCGGAACATCTCAGAACTAGACTCGGAGATGTCCTCATCTGCGCGAGGAGCGGAAGTCGTGATCTCATTGGAAAGAACGCCACGATTGACGAATGTGCGGTTGGTCTGACGTTTGGCACATTCATGATTGTCTTCAGGAGTCCGTGCAACCCATTCCTGTTCTGCGTCTTCAATTCCGCGCTCTTCGAGTACCAGTCTGGGACATTTCTAACGTCCACAATCAATCAGCTCACTGTAGGCAACCTGAAGAACATGACTGTTCCTGTTGCGCCGGATAGAGAGCAGCACGCGATCGCGGCGTTCCTCGACCGAGAGACGGCGAAGCTCGACGCCCTCATCGCAAAAGTCCACGACGCCATCCGCCGCCTCACCGAGCTCCGCACCGCCTTGATCTCCGCAGCCGTAACCGGCAAGATCGATGTGCGTGAGGAGGATGGATGA
- a CDS encoding ImmA/IrrE family metallo-endopeptidase gives MNRVAVRPELLRWARERAGRTTESLLRNFPKLGSWEAGETQPTLKQLESFAKSLHVPVGYLFLQQPPEEPIPIPDFRTFADAGMVRPSPDLLDTVYLCQQRQDWYRDFARMIGQEALPFVGASRAGDDIVRTAATIREALGFDLEARRRLPAWTDALRRFIEQADSLGVLVMVSGVAGSNNRRKLDPDEFRGFALADPIAPLVFVNGADTKAAQMFTLAHELAHVWLGETALSNAQAAAAPAHAVERWCNQVAAELLVPMEPFQEAHHRGAELSSELDRLAREFKVSTLVILRRMHDAGTLRGRAYWDAYEQELDRLRSLPSSSGGNFYLTLGARASKRFARALVISTLEGRTAFTEAFRLLGFHKMSTFRELGDSLGIAF, from the coding sequence ATGAACCGTGTAGCCGTGCGACCGGAGCTGCTGCGTTGGGCACGCGAACGGGCAGGGCGCACGACAGAGAGCCTACTCCGCAACTTCCCCAAGCTGGGATCCTGGGAGGCCGGCGAGACGCAGCCGACGCTGAAGCAGCTCGAGAGTTTCGCAAAGAGCCTGCATGTACCCGTCGGCTATCTCTTCCTGCAGCAGCCTCCCGAGGAGCCGATACCGATTCCTGACTTCCGTACCTTTGCAGATGCCGGGATGGTGCGGCCCAGTCCGGATCTTCTCGACACGGTCTACCTCTGCCAGCAGCGGCAGGACTGGTACCGCGACTTCGCACGCATGATCGGCCAAGAGGCTCTGCCCTTTGTTGGCGCCTCGCGCGCCGGCGATGACATCGTCCGCACGGCGGCAACCATTCGCGAGGCACTCGGCTTTGACCTTGAGGCGCGTCGAAGGCTACCGGCGTGGACTGATGCGCTCCGACGCTTCATCGAGCAGGCGGATTCCCTCGGCGTCCTCGTGATGGTGAGCGGCGTCGCCGGGAGCAACAACAGACGCAAGCTCGACCCGGACGAGTTTAGAGGCTTCGCGCTGGCCGATCCGATCGCACCTCTTGTCTTCGTCAACGGCGCCGACACCAAGGCAGCACAGATGTTCACGTTGGCCCATGAGCTGGCGCACGTCTGGCTCGGAGAGACTGCCCTGTCGAATGCCCAGGCGGCCGCTGCTCCAGCGCACGCAGTGGAGCGCTGGTGCAACCAAGTCGCCGCCGAGTTGTTGGTTCCCATGGAGCCGTTCCAGGAGGCGCATCACCGCGGCGCTGAGCTGTCTTCGGAGCTGGATCGCCTTGCGCGGGAATTCAAAGTAAGCACGCTTGTCATCCTGCGGCGGATGCACGATGCGGGCACCTTGCGGGGCAGGGCGTACTGGGACGCCTATGAACAGGAGTTGGACCGGCTGCGCAGCCTCCCGAGTAGCAGTGGCGGGAACTTCTACCTCACACTGGGCGCGCGCGCGAGCAAACGCTTTGCGCGCGCTCTCGTGATCAGCACGCTCGAAGGGCGAACGGCGTTCACGGAAGCGTTTCGACTGCTGGGTTTCCACAAGATGTCGACGTTCCGGGAGTTGGGGGACAGCCTGGGGATCGCATTCTGA
- a CDS encoding Fic family protein, translated as MKRHPHGRRIRCPGGYEAYVPDSLPPPIDWDGRLAVALSRADLAVGRLAGEGRRLPNPHLLIRPFVRREAVLSSRIEGTQATLGELLSSEAGATVGRSPDDLREVANYVVALEYGVERLRTLPLSLRLVRELHKRLMRGVRGEAATPGMFRRSQNWIGGPRSTLRDASYVPPPADELVECLGELEKFLHDDSLPPLVHAALAHSQFEAIHPFLDGNGRVGRLLVTLLLLEKRVLPSPLLYLSAYFEATREEYYARLLSVTARGEWEEWLIYFLTAAAHQAEDALGRIQRIDDLLLRWRAHLSKSPSRLSERAIDLFVENPFWTVNKLAERLDVAFTTAQRGVDRLESVGIVTLVGEARRNRVYCARSILSILEEPPRIAPELHGPGPEL; from the coding sequence ATGAAGCGACACCCCCACGGCCGGCGGATCCGTTGCCCGGGCGGATACGAAGCCTATGTCCCAGATTCACTTCCGCCCCCCATTGACTGGGACGGAAGGCTCGCGGTAGCGCTTTCCAGGGCTGACCTGGCCGTCGGCCGACTGGCGGGAGAAGGCAGGCGCCTCCCGAATCCGCACCTCCTCATCCGGCCATTCGTGCGCCGGGAGGCGGTGCTCTCGAGCCGGATCGAGGGCACGCAGGCCACGCTGGGCGAGCTTCTCTCCTCGGAGGCGGGAGCCACAGTCGGGCGGAGTCCCGACGATCTCCGCGAGGTCGCGAACTACGTCGTGGCGTTGGAATACGGCGTCGAGCGGCTCCGCACGCTGCCCTTGTCCCTGCGGCTCGTGCGCGAGCTACACAAGCGTCTCATGCGGGGCGTGCGCGGGGAAGCCGCCACTCCAGGGATGTTCCGGCGTAGCCAGAACTGGATCGGCGGCCCCCGCAGCACATTGCGCGATGCGTCGTACGTCCCGCCTCCGGCTGACGAGCTGGTGGAGTGTCTCGGCGAACTGGAGAAGTTCCTCCACGACGATTCGCTTCCCCCTCTGGTCCATGCCGCGCTGGCGCACTCGCAGTTCGAGGCGATTCACCCGTTCCTAGATGGAAACGGGCGCGTTGGGAGGTTGCTCGTGACGCTTCTGCTTCTGGAGAAGCGTGTCCTCCCGTCTCCTCTTCTCTATCTGAGTGCGTACTTCGAAGCCACACGCGAGGAGTACTACGCACGCCTCTTATCGGTCACTGCGCGCGGGGAGTGGGAAGAGTGGCTGATCTACTTCCTCACGGCTGCCGCACATCAGGCCGAGGACGCCCTGGGACGGATCCAGCGGATCGATGACCTGCTCCTGCGCTGGCGGGCGCACCTCTCCAAGTCCCCTTCCCGATTGTCCGAGAGAGCGATCGATCTATTCGTGGAGAATCCGTTCTGGACTGTGAACAAGCTCGCGGAGAGACTAGATGTCGCTTTCACCACTGCCCAACGAGGTGTTGATCGGCTCGAATCGGTAGGCATCGTGACGCTGGTTGGCGAGGCAAGACGCAATCGGGTCTACTGCGCCCGCTCGATCCTCTCGATCCTGGAGGAGCCGCCGCGGATCGCCCCCGAGCTTCATGGACCCGGCCCGGAGCTATGA
- a CDS encoding glycosyltransferase family 39 protein produces the protein MLERAIGPISVKRVGLFLAALLLVGALSFLYVTSEAAGPRFARIGLPLDDAWIHQVYARSIAEGRPFQYNPGEPETGATSPLWVILLAPAHLVGIPPVAAAKAAGVLLAAAAAVAAVSLAGRFVGPRLGLAAAASVCLLPYMIFAAVSGTEVPLFVLLLMLTFGWIARGRWRLAGLGAGLSILARPEGYLLLPLLAVARLLHGPRGDRLRGALGTILPALGVIFPWILCCLLATGRPFPSTYYAKAHWFGLMNEDQLAAIASLLLYQPFLGTSFAAPWLRIVLGVSALGLAVAGLRRLAHVQPSAAIAAGLFPFAFLYALSTQLPMGLILGPDEAGSIKNFYFARYLLPGAIALVVLWWMGVGEADRIMRRFLGRAARTGLFSLLMFAVAATLVHQHRIMRAVYSWNCRNIEEQQVAAGRWISEKLPAGASVGVSDAGAIRFFGNHRVIDLLGLNSHRLLPLLSDLGRMRAGSAEEAHLRERFWTEVRPDYLAVTTGWHGALLRGTRAEGIHSFLLDRNTICGGENLTILRPKDSRPNVDDGGPR, from the coding sequence ATGCTCGAGAGGGCGATCGGCCCCATCAGCGTCAAGAGGGTGGGGCTCTTTCTTGCCGCTCTGCTGCTGGTTGGGGCGCTCTCGTTCCTTTACGTCACATCCGAGGCGGCCGGGCCGCGATTCGCGCGGATCGGGCTCCCGCTGGACGATGCCTGGATCCATCAGGTCTATGCGAGGAGCATCGCCGAAGGGCGGCCCTTCCAGTACAACCCGGGGGAACCGGAGACGGGCGCGACGAGCCCTCTCTGGGTCATCCTCCTCGCGCCGGCGCATCTGGTCGGGATTCCTCCCGTCGCGGCCGCGAAGGCGGCGGGCGTTCTCCTGGCGGCCGCCGCGGCGGTCGCGGCGGTCTCCCTCGCCGGCAGGTTCGTCGGTCCGCGCCTGGGTCTCGCCGCCGCGGCGAGCGTCTGCCTCCTTCCCTACATGATCTTCGCGGCGGTCTCCGGAACGGAGGTGCCTCTCTTCGTCCTGCTTCTGATGCTCACCTTCGGATGGATCGCGCGGGGGCGATGGCGGCTGGCGGGGCTCGGCGCGGGGCTCTCCATCCTGGCGCGGCCGGAGGGGTACCTGCTCCTGCCCCTGCTGGCGGTCGCCAGGCTGCTTCACGGACCACGAGGCGATCGATTACGGGGCGCGCTCGGGACGATCTTGCCCGCGCTCGGCGTGATCTTCCCGTGGATTCTCTGTTGCCTCCTCGCCACCGGGCGACCGTTCCCCTCGACCTACTACGCGAAGGCCCATTGGTTCGGGCTCATGAACGAGGACCAGCTGGCCGCCATCGCGAGCCTCCTGCTCTACCAGCCCTTCCTTGGAACATCGTTTGCCGCGCCCTGGCTCAGGATCGTCTTGGGAGTCTCGGCGCTCGGGCTGGCGGTGGCGGGTCTCCGCCGGCTGGCCCACGTTCAGCCGTCGGCGGCGATCGCCGCGGGCCTCTTCCCGTTCGCGTTTCTATATGCGCTTTCGACGCAGCTTCCGATGGGCCTGATCCTCGGCCCGGATGAGGCCGGCTCGATCAAGAACTTCTACTTCGCCCGCTACCTGCTCCCCGGGGCAATCGCCCTCGTCGTCCTCTGGTGGATGGGTGTCGGCGAAGCGGATCGGATCATGAGGCGGTTCCTTGGCCGCGCGGCGAGGACCGGGCTCTTCTCCCTGCTCATGTTCGCGGTCGCCGCGACCCTCGTCCATCAACACCGGATCATGCGCGCCGTCTATTCCTGGAACTGCAGGAACATCGAGGAGCAGCAGGTTGCGGCGGGCAGGTGGATCTCGGAGAAGCTCCCGGCGGGGGCTTCGGTCGGGGTCAGCGACGCGGGCGCGATCCGCTTCTTCGGGAACCACCGCGTGATCGATCTGCTCGGGCTGAACAGCCACAGGCTGCTTCCTCTTCTCTCGGACTTGGGACGGATGCGCGCGGGGAGCGCCGAGGAAGCGCATCTGAGAGAGCGCTTCTGGACTGAGGTGCGGCCCGACTACCTCGCAGTCACGACGGGATGGCATGGCGCCCTGCTGCGCGGCACGCGGGCCGAGGGGATCCACTCCTTCCTCCTCGATCGCAACACGATCTGCGGCGGGGAGAACCTAACAATCTTGCGTCCGAAGGACTCCAGGCCCAATGTTGATGACGGAGGCCCGCGGTGA
- a CDS encoding HAMP domain-containing histidine kinase codes for MSSPLRAARTAAPVRLSRGEIARQNRRVTAVRSIADLLNSFPEPAMVLNDQRQIVLANNKLGLLVGQPVEDLLGLRPGDCLDCVHAVEGECGCGTTEFCDACGALRAIRESQDSLNQRVEDCRITRSAKDGPAALDLRVWTTPIELAGERYTVFAVRDATDEKRREVLERLFFHDLLNVVSGLHAILEIWPGLSGEEALQLSQTAREMSGQLVEEILAQRDLAAAERDELSAQEEEFDAARMLVRLCIMYSHHSASHGKRIAPPLISGSTLIRSDEVLLGRVLGNLIKNALEASPAGGTVCVSYVCNGHPTFSVHNAGTMTEEVKLQVFQRSFSTKAGRGHGIGTYSVKLFAERHLRGTVSFHSTPEEGTTFTVQLP; via the coding sequence GTGTCCTCACCGCTTCGCGCCGCGCGGACCGCGGCACCAGTGCGGTTGTCGCGGGGCGAGATCGCCCGCCAGAATCGGCGGGTCACCGCAGTCCGCTCGATCGCAGACCTGCTGAACAGCTTCCCCGAGCCGGCGATGGTGCTCAACGATCAGCGGCAGATCGTGCTTGCGAACAACAAGCTGGGGCTTCTCGTGGGTCAGCCTGTCGAGGACCTTCTCGGGCTTCGTCCGGGCGATTGCCTCGACTGCGTTCATGCCGTCGAGGGAGAGTGCGGGTGCGGCACGACCGAGTTCTGCGACGCCTGCGGCGCGTTGCGCGCGATCCGGGAGAGCCAGGATTCCCTGAATCAGCGTGTCGAGGACTGCCGGATCACGCGCAGCGCGAAGGATGGCCCCGCGGCGCTGGATCTTCGGGTTTGGACGACCCCGATCGAGCTCGCGGGGGAGCGCTACACCGTCTTCGCCGTTCGCGACGCCACCGATGAGAAGCGCCGGGAGGTCCTCGAGCGCCTATTCTTCCACGACCTCCTGAACGTGGTCAGCGGACTCCACGCGATTCTCGAGATCTGGCCAGGGCTCTCCGGCGAGGAGGCCCTGCAGCTGAGCCAGACGGCCCGGGAAATGTCGGGGCAACTGGTGGAGGAAATCCTGGCGCAACGCGATCTGGCCGCCGCGGAACGGGACGAGCTGTCCGCGCAGGAGGAGGAGTTCGACGCCGCGCGGATGCTGGTTCGTCTCTGCATCATGTACAGCCATCACTCCGCTTCTCATGGGAAGAGGATCGCCCCTCCGCTCATATCGGGCTCCACCCTGATCCGATCGGACGAGGTGCTTCTCGGCCGCGTATTGGGGAATCTAATCAAGAACGCCCTAGAGGCTTCTCCGGCGGGCGGGACCGTCTGTGTCTCGTATGTCTGTAACGGGCACCCCACCTTCTCGGTCCACAACGCCGGGACGATGACGGAGGAGGTCAAGCTGCAGGTCTTCCAGCGCTCCTTCAGCACGAAGGCAGGGCGCGGGCACGGCATCGGCACCTACAGCGTGAAGCTCTTTGCCGAGCGCCATCTGCGCGGCACGGTCTCGTTCCACTCGACTCCCGAGGAGGGGACGACCTTCACGGTCCAGCTTCCGTAG
- a CDS encoding DUF4411 family protein: protein MAYLLDADVFIRAKNLHYGFDFCPAYWDWLVERNAEGKVFSVEKVGDELRAGADELAQWAAMQGDRFFLRPDAAVVPSLAAVSAWAMGQHYDASAVSTFLQIADYYLVSQAHAGRYTVVTHELPAASLRKIKIPDACIGLGIKCMTPFEMLRVERARFILASGPTTASKNFAPRPSRPR, encoded by the coding sequence ATGGCCTATCTGCTCGATGCCGACGTCTTCATCCGTGCTAAGAACCTGCACTACGGGTTTGACTTCTGCCCCGCGTATTGGGACTGGCTTGTCGAACGCAACGCTGAGGGCAAGGTCTTCAGTGTCGAGAAGGTCGGGGACGAACTGCGGGCAGGTGCCGACGAGCTGGCGCAATGGGCAGCGATGCAGGGCGATCGGTTCTTCCTTCGGCCCGACGCGGCTGTAGTCCCGTCCCTCGCTGCCGTCAGCGCGTGGGCTATGGGGCAGCATTACGATGCTTCAGCCGTGAGCACCTTCTTGCAAATCGCTGACTACTATCTGGTATCGCAGGCACACGCAGGTCGCTACACGGTGGTCACGCACGAGCTGCCTGCTGCCTCTCTACGGAAGATCAAGATCCCTGACGCCTGCATTGGGCTTGGTATCAAGTGCATGACTCCCTTCGAGATGCTGCGGGTAGAGCGCGCCCGCTTCATCCTGGCCAGCGGACCTACGACCGCCTCAAAGAACTTCGCGCCACGACCATCTCGGCCGCGGTGA
- a CDS encoding transporter: MLMTEARGEASESMGGVIDLLARSTPLLLFTIIGFGYAIGSVRIGGFRLGIAAVLFIGLFLGAIDPERLVIPEYIHVLGLILFAYSVGLQSGPMFFNLFRVQWVRLTALAGGTTILAAAITLGATRLLGVDSAVASGLFCGSLTNTPALAAAIEVLRNTMAGSTLDPAAIRLRLDGPTVGYSVAYPFGVIGLILAMQVSTKIFRVDFGKERELASRVMGSGADFLTRELRVANPQLIGRSFGESMLTDLTGMVFTRIKKGRRIELVTPEVVLSEGDVLIGIGTDEAIRRAKLLVGPEVDAAVEKLSPEIEYRDLVVINRSIVGKRVGDLSSVVGHPVIVSRIRRGGVHITPHPGTTLEFGDQIRIVLQREDMERATQILGNPLRDITETDFLSFSLGLILGVLVGMIPLPFFGEREVRLGFAGGPLIVGLILGRLGRTGPIVWTMAANANLTMRQLGILLFLAGIGSRAGGSFVHTIAEQGLALLLVGAGITILSAAAIILIASRVLRYDMVSTYGILSGIHTQPAALAFANSHTGSESAGIAYSAVHPIALILKIILAQVLVGL; the protein is encoded by the coding sequence ATGTTGATGACGGAGGCCCGCGGTGAGGCATCGGAATCCATGGGCGGAGTGATCGATCTCCTGGCGCGCTCGACGCCGCTGCTGCTATTCACCATCATCGGTTTTGGGTACGCCATAGGAAGCGTCAGGATCGGCGGATTCCGCTTGGGGATCGCCGCGGTTCTCTTCATCGGTCTCTTCCTCGGGGCCATCGATCCCGAGCGGCTGGTCATCCCGGAGTACATCCATGTCCTGGGTCTGATCCTCTTCGCCTACTCGGTGGGACTGCAGTCGGGGCCGATGTTCTTCAACCTCTTTCGCGTCCAGTGGGTTCGTCTGACTGCGCTGGCGGGCGGGACGACGATCCTGGCCGCGGCGATCACGCTGGGCGCGACGCGGCTTCTCGGCGTCGACTCGGCGGTCGCCTCGGGGCTCTTCTGCGGGAGCCTGACGAATACGCCGGCGCTTGCGGCGGCGATCGAGGTCCTCCGCAACACCATGGCCGGCTCGACGCTCGATCCCGCCGCGATCCGCCTGCGTCTCGACGGTCCCACCGTGGGCTACAGCGTCGCTTATCCGTTCGGCGTCATCGGCCTGATCCTCGCAATGCAAGTCTCGACGAAAATCTTCCGTGTCGACTTCGGGAAGGAGCGCGAGCTGGCCTCCCGGGTGATGGGCTCGGGCGCCGACTTCCTCACGCGCGAGCTCCGCGTGGCGAATCCCCAGCTGATCGGGCGGAGTTTCGGAGAGTCGATGCTGACCGATCTGACCGGGATGGTCTTCACGCGCATCAAGAAGGGAAGGCGGATCGAGCTGGTCACTCCCGAGGTCGTTCTGAGCGAGGGCGATGTCCTCATCGGGATCGGAACGGACGAGGCGATCCGGCGGGCCAAGCTGCTCGTGGGGCCCGAGGTGGATGCGGCGGTGGAGAAGCTCTCGCCCGAGATCGAGTACCGAGATCTGGTCGTGATCAACAGGAGCATCGTGGGCAAGAGGGTCGGCGATCTCTCGAGCGTCGTCGGGCATCCGGTCATCGTGAGCCGAATCCGAAGAGGGGGCGTCCACATCACGCCGCATCCCGGGACGACGCTGGAGTTCGGCGATCAGATCCGCATCGTCCTTCAGCGAGAGGACATGGAGCGGGCGACGCAGATCCTCGGCAATCCGCTTCGCGACATCACGGAGACCGACTTTCTCTCCTTCAGTCTGGGTCTCATCCTCGGCGTGCTGGTGGGGATGATCCCGCTGCCGTTCTTTGGAGAGCGCGAGGTCCGCCTCGGCTTCGCGGGCGGCCCGCTCATCGTGGGCTTGATCCTCGGGCGGCTCGGGCGAACGGGCCCGATCGTCTGGACCATGGCGGCCAACGCGAATCTCACGATGCGTCAGCTCGGGATACTCCTCTTTCTGGCGGGGATCGGCTCGAGGGCGGGCGGGAGCTTCGTGCATACGATAGCCGAGCAAGGGCTCGCGCTGCTGCTGGTCGGGGCGGGGATCACGATCCTCTCCGCGGCGGCGATCATCCTGATCGCAAGCCGCGTGCTCCGCTACGACATGGTCTCGACCTATGGGATCCTCTCGGGCATCCACACGCAGCCGGCCGCCCTCGCCTTCGCGAACTCGCACACCGGCTCCGAGAGCGCGGGAATCGCCTACTCGGCTGTGCATCCGATCGCATTGATCTTGAAGATCATCCTCGCCCAGGTCCTCGTGGGGTTGTAG